Proteins from a genomic interval of Candidatus Rokuibacteriota bacterium:
- a CDS encoding ATP-binding cassette domain-containing protein produces the protein MIQVDRLTKSYGPVTAVHDVSFNVEKGQIVGFLGPNGAGKSTTMKILACFMAASGGSARVAGFDVFTQSLEVRRRIGYLPENSPLYTDLPVAAYLDFVAEAKGVPRGVRRSKVADVMDRCSITDMQHRLIGKLSKGYRQRVGLAQALLGDPEVLILDEPTIGLDPRQIAEIRALIKSLGGQHTVILSTHILPEVSMVCDSIIIINRGRVVAKGTQAELVEQVFPAARVEVEVAGPGEAIASSLKTLPGVTSVEGVGARDGASRFVVESPRGRDVRGELVRLVAGRGWELLELHQVGLSLEEVFIRVVAGEEHAPQILESVVEETQ, from the coding sequence ATGATCCAAGTCGACCGACTGACGAAGAGCTACGGGCCGGTGACGGCCGTCCACGACGTGTCGTTCAACGTCGAGAAGGGGCAGATCGTCGGCTTCCTGGGTCCCAACGGGGCCGGCAAGTCCACGACGATGAAGATCCTGGCCTGCTTCATGGCGGCCAGCGGCGGCAGCGCCCGGGTCGCGGGTTTCGACGTCTTCACCCAGTCTCTCGAGGTGCGCCGGCGCATCGGCTACCTTCCGGAGAACTCCCCGCTCTACACCGACCTGCCGGTGGCCGCGTATCTCGACTTCGTTGCCGAGGCCAAGGGCGTCCCGCGCGGGGTGCGCCGGTCCAAGGTCGCCGACGTGATGGACCGCTGCTCGATCACCGACATGCAGCACCGGCTCATCGGTAAGCTCTCCAAGGGATACCGGCAGCGGGTGGGGCTGGCGCAGGCGCTCTTAGGCGACCCGGAGGTGCTGATCCTCGACGAGCCCACCATCGGGCTCGACCCGCGCCAGATCGCCGAGATCCGCGCGCTGATCAAGTCGCTGGGCGGTCAGCACACGGTCATCCTCTCCACGCACATCCTGCCGGAAGTTTCCATGGTCTGCGACAGCATCATCATCATCAACCGCGGCCGAGTCGTGGCCAAGGGCACCCAGGCGGAGCTGGTGGAGCAGGTCTTCCCCGCGGCGCGTGTGGAGGTGGAGGTGGCCGGCCCCGGAGAGGCCATCGCTTCATCTCTAAAGACCCTGCCCGGCGTGACGTCGGTGGAAGGGGTCGGCGCCCGTGACGGCGCCTCCCGGTTCGTCGTCGAGTCGCCGCGCGGGCGCGACGTGCGCGGGGAGCTGGTGCGGCTCGTCGCGGGCCGCGGCTGGGAGCTTCTCGAGCTGCACCAGGTCGGGCTCTCCCTCGAGGAGGTCTTCATCCGCGTCGTGGCGGGCGAGGAGCACGCGCCGCAGATCCTGGAGTCGGTGGTGGAGGAGACGCAGTGA
- a CDS encoding ABC transporter permease — translation MRGWLPVFKKEMRLYFGSPVAYAVGTFFLFIAAFFFAPNFIQYADVSMRAAMQPQMGQSLNATESILRPLTYNMAVVLLFFIPMLTMRLFAEEKRSGTMELLLTYPLRDGEILAGKFLAALSLYASILALTLSYPITVAWFTRIEWGAVLTGYLGLLLVGAAFLSIGLFVSSTTENQIVAGFGTFGALLTLWLLGWFADSAQGTLRTVIQQAAIIEHMESFAKGVLDTKDLVYYLSVTAFALFLTLRSLESKRWRG, via the coding sequence GTGAGGGGCTGGCTCCCGGTCTTCAAGAAAGAGATGCGCCTCTACTTCGGGTCGCCGGTTGCGTATGCCGTCGGGACCTTCTTCCTCTTCATTGCCGCCTTCTTCTTCGCGCCGAACTTCATCCAGTACGCGGACGTCTCGATGCGCGCGGCCATGCAGCCGCAGATGGGACAAAGCCTCAACGCCACGGAGAGCATCCTGCGCCCGCTCACGTACAACATGGCCGTGGTGCTGCTCTTCTTCATCCCGATGCTGACCATGCGCCTGTTCGCGGAGGAGAAGCGCTCGGGTACCATGGAGCTCCTGCTGACCTACCCGCTGCGCGACGGCGAAATCCTCGCGGGCAAGTTCCTGGCCGCCCTGTCCCTCTACGCCTCCATACTCGCGCTGACGCTCTCGTACCCCATTACCGTCGCCTGGTTCACCCGGATCGAGTGGGGCGCCGTCCTGACCGGCTACCTCGGCCTCCTGCTCGTGGGCGCGGCCTTCCTGTCCATCGGGCTCTTCGTGTCGTCGACCACGGAGAACCAGATCGTGGCGGGCTTCGGCACCTTCGGCGCCCTCTTGACCCTCTGGCTGCTCGGCTGGTTCGCCGACTCGGCCCAGGGCACGCTCCGCACCGTGATCCAGCAGGCCGCCATCATCGAGCACATGGAGAGCTTCGCCAAGGGCGTCCTCGACACGAAGGACCTCGTCTACTACCTCTCGGTGACCGCCTTCGCGCTCTTCCTTACGCTCCGCTCGCTCGAGTCGAAGCGGTGGCGGGGTTAG